A part of Primulina eburnea isolate SZY01 chromosome 10, ASM2296580v1, whole genome shotgun sequence genomic DNA contains:
- the LOC140803700 gene encoding transcription factor IBH1-like 1 isoform X2 produces the protein MKAIMQNSSLKQEFLKNWIKGLQLHTNFNKNTTILERRKAIKVSADIAIASTRNSTTRWSRALIAHASRDGSNKTLIEKISGREAPRKVSFGLIRCSKKIMKRSRVARQIRARRAVPQSVVGASLIAKKLVKSRTLALKRLVPGGEDMDEISLIKETIDYIVSLRVQVDVMGRMASVADRLIPFKTL, from the coding sequence AATGCAAAATTCATCGCTAAAACAAGAATTCCTCAAGAACTGGATAAAGGGTCTCCAGCTACAcaccaacttcaacaagaacaCGACCATTTTGGAAAGAAGAAAGGCCATAAAAGTTTCGGCAGACATAGCCATCGCTTCAACCAGAAACTCGACTACCCGGTGGAGCCGCGCCCTGATCGCCCATGCTTCCAGGGATGGATCTAACAAAACCCTAATAGAGAAAATATCAGGCCGTGAAGCACCACGCAAAGTCTCGTTTGGTTtgatcagatgcagcaagaaaATCATGAAACGAAGCCGTGTCGCTCGTCAGATCAGAGCGAGGAGAGCCGTGCCTCAGAGTGTCGTCGGAGCTAGTTTAATCGCAAAGAAACTGGTGAAAAGCAGAACCCTTGCTCTGAAAAGGCTCGTGCCTGGTGGAGAAGACATGGATGAAATCTCTTTGATCAAAGAGACCATAGATTATATCGTTTCGCTTCGGGTTCAGGTTGATGTAATGGGGCGCATGGCTAGTGTTGCTGATCGATTAATCCCCTTTAAAACTTTATAA
- the LOC140803700 gene encoding transcription factor IBH1-like 1 isoform X1, translating into MKERMQNSSLKQEFLKNWIKGLQLHTNFNKNTTILERRKAIKVSADIAIASTRNSTTRWSRALIAHASRDGSNKTLIEKISGREAPRKVSFGLIRCSKKIMKRSRVARQIRARRAVPQSVVGASLIAKKLVKSRTLALKRLVPGGEDMDEISLIKETIDYIVSLRVQVDVMGRMASVADRLIPFKTL; encoded by the exons ATGAAAGAGAG AATGCAAAATTCATCGCTAAAACAAGAATTCCTCAAGAACTGGATAAAGGGTCTCCAGCTACAcaccaacttcaacaagaacaCGACCATTTTGGAAAGAAGAAAGGCCATAAAAGTTTCGGCAGACATAGCCATCGCTTCAACCAGAAACTCGACTACCCGGTGGAGCCGCGCCCTGATCGCCCATGCTTCCAGGGATGGATCTAACAAAACCCTAATAGAGAAAATATCAGGCCGTGAAGCACCACGCAAAGTCTCGTTTGGTTtgatcagatgcagcaagaaaATCATGAAACGAAGCCGTGTCGCTCGTCAGATCAGAGCGAGGAGAGCCGTGCCTCAGAGTGTCGTCGGAGCTAGTTTAATCGCAAAGAAACTGGTGAAAAGCAGAACCCTTGCTCTGAAAAGGCTCGTGCCTGGTGGAGAAGACATGGATGAAATCTCTTTGATCAAAGAGACCATAGATTATATCGTTTCGCTTCGGGTTCAGGTTGATGTAATGGGGCGCATGGCTAGTGTTGCTGATCGATTAATCCCCTTTAAAACTTTATAA